One stretch of Methylopila sp. 73B DNA includes these proteins:
- the lptC gene encoding LPS export ABC transporter periplasmic protein LptC — MLRSSPIIAMAAAGGVPAEAFRRAERHSRLVRRLRIATPMLAAALVVAAGAAAVLEPLSDEVHVDVAGIDVGGSTVAMDAPRLRGFNGQDRAYDVTARTARQTIASPNRIELDGLGARIEMTDQGWATLTSSAGVYDATAQVLDLTQSVRAISDKGDDATFASARAELKTGRIVSDQPVTIKMGGSLLTADRMEILHSGDSMRFSGRVKLTLRRESAAADALPANPPQTP; from the coding sequence GTGCTGAGGTCCTCCCCCATCATCGCCATGGCTGCGGCGGGCGGCGTCCCGGCAGAGGCGTTCCGGCGCGCCGAACGGCACAGCCGGCTGGTGCGACGGTTGAGGATCGCGACGCCGATGCTGGCGGCGGCGCTCGTCGTCGCGGCGGGCGCCGCGGCGGTGCTGGAGCCACTGTCCGACGAGGTGCACGTGGACGTGGCCGGCATCGACGTCGGCGGCTCCACCGTGGCGATGGACGCGCCGCGGCTGCGCGGCTTCAACGGCCAGGACCGCGCCTACGACGTCACGGCCCGCACCGCGCGGCAGACCATCGCCAGTCCCAACCGGATCGAGCTCGACGGCCTCGGAGCGCGGATCGAGATGACGGACCAGGGGTGGGCGACGCTCACCTCCAGCGCCGGCGTCTACGACGCGACGGCGCAGGTGCTGGACCTCACGCAGAGCGTGCGCGCCATCTCCGACAAGGGCGACGACGCGACCTTCGCCAGCGCCCGGGCGGAGCTGAAGACGGGACGGATCGTGTCCGACCAACCCGTCACGATCAAGATGGGCGGTTCTCTGCTCACCGCGGATCGCATGGAGATCCTACACAGCGGCGACAGCATGCGGTTCTCCGGCCGTGTTAAGCTGACGCTGCGTCGGGAATCCGCCGCGGCCGACGCTCTCCCCGCCAATCCCCCGCAAACGCCGTGA
- the lptB gene encoding LPS export ABC transporter ATP-binding protein: MSRFAAGRRRPEAAYSPSAGGHDFETADVAEGALVARGLAKSYGSRAVVHDVGLSVRRGEAVGLLGPNGAGKTTVFYMITGLVPADRGRIELDGNDVTRLPMYRRARLGVGYLPQEASIFRGLSVEDNIRAVLEVVEPDRKRREHDLDALLDEFGVARLRKSPSIALSGGERRRVEIARALASRPSFMLLDEPFAGIDPIAVGDIQALVRHLTNRGIGVLITDHNVRETLGLIDRAYIIHAGRVLMEGTPDEIVSHPDVRRLYLGEEFRL, encoded by the coding sequence ATGTCGCGTTTCGCCGCCGGACGCCGGCGGCCCGAGGCCGCCTATTCGCCGTCGGCGGGCGGCCATGACTTCGAAACCGCGGACGTCGCCGAAGGCGCGCTGGTGGCGCGGGGGCTCGCGAAGAGCTACGGCTCCCGCGCCGTCGTGCACGACGTCGGCCTGTCGGTGCGGCGCGGCGAGGCTGTGGGCCTGCTCGGGCCGAACGGCGCCGGCAAGACGACGGTGTTCTACATGATCACGGGTCTCGTCCCGGCCGACCGCGGCCGGATCGAGCTCGACGGCAACGACGTGACGCGCCTGCCGATGTACCGCCGCGCGCGGCTCGGGGTCGGCTATCTCCCGCAGGAGGCCTCGATCTTTCGCGGCCTGTCGGTGGAGGACAACATCCGCGCCGTGCTCGAGGTCGTGGAGCCGGACCGCAAGCGGCGTGAGCACGACCTCGACGCCCTGCTGGACGAGTTCGGCGTCGCGCGGCTGCGCAAGTCGCCGTCGATCGCGCTGTCCGGCGGCGAGCGGCGCCGCGTCGAGATCGCCCGGGCGCTTGCGAGCCGGCCGAGCTTCATGCTGCTCGACGAGCCGTTCGCGGGCATCGACCCGATCGCGGTGGGCGACATCCAGGCGCTGGTGCGGCATCTCACCAACCGCGGCATCGGCGTGCTCATCACGGACCACAACGTCCGCGAGACGCTGGGGCTAATCGACCGCGCCTACATCATTCACGCGGGGCGCGTGCTGATGGAGGGGACGCCCGACGAGATCGTGTCCCATCCGGACGTCCGACGGCTTTACCTCGGCGAAGAGTTCCGGCTTTAA
- the raiA gene encoding ribosome-associated translation inhibitor RaiA yields MSLRVSGKNLDLGETLREQVQDRISGAMSKYFDGGFSGHVTVAKDGSGFRTECSLHLDSGIVLQSAGAAADAYASFDQAAARIERRLKRYKARLKDHHAEADSNDNAPYVVFESPTDETDLEDDGWSPVIVAETTTKLRRMTVGFAVMELDLTGAPVVVFRHAVHGRINMVYRRADGNVGWIDPPPVGGADGH; encoded by the coding sequence ATGTCATTGCGCGTTTCCGGAAAGAACCTCGATCTTGGAGAGACCCTTCGAGAGCAGGTTCAGGATCGTATTTCTGGCGCGATGTCGAAGTATTTTGACGGCGGTTTCTCCGGCCACGTCACCGTCGCCAAGGACGGGTCCGGGTTCCGCACCGAATGCTCGCTGCACCTGGACAGCGGGATCGTTCTGCAGTCCGCCGGCGCGGCCGCGGACGCCTACGCGAGCTTCGACCAGGCCGCGGCCCGCATCGAGCGCCGCCTGAAGCGGTACAAGGCCCGCCTCAAGGACCATCATGCGGAGGCCGACTCGAACGACAACGCGCCCTACGTGGTGTTCGAAAGCCCGACCGACGAGACGGACCTGGAGGACGACGGCTGGAGCCCGGTCATCGTCGCGGAGACCACCACCAAGCTGCGGCGGATGACTGTGGGTTTCGCCGTGATGGAGCTCGACCTCACTGGCGCGCCTGTGGTCGTTTTCCGGCATGCGGTTCACGGCCGCATCAATATGGTGTATCGCCGTGCTGACGGTAACGTCGGCTGGATTGACCCGCCCCCGGTTGGCGGCGCGGACGGCCACTGA
- a CDS encoding LptA/OstA family protein, whose amino-acid sequence MRFVLAIFASLALPAVASAQSVTSAFEGFSGRSNEPVNVEADNLEVREKDQAAVFSGNVQVVQGDSTLKSKQLTIYYYGPNDQPQKPKDAQRPTQGATSGPSGTPSAPQGRDIRRLEADGNVVVTSKEQKATGQHGVFDMPSNTVVLTGGVVVSQGDNVIRGDRLHVDLTTQRSRVESAAGGGRVQGVFKPAQRQQP is encoded by the coding sequence ATGCGTTTCGTTCTCGCGATCTTCGCAAGTCTCGCGCTGCCGGCGGTCGCTTCGGCGCAGTCCGTCACCAGCGCGTTCGAAGGGTTCTCCGGCCGCTCCAACGAGCCGGTCAACGTCGAGGCGGACAATCTGGAGGTGCGCGAGAAGGACCAGGCCGCGGTGTTCTCCGGCAACGTCCAGGTGGTTCAGGGCGACTCGACGCTGAAATCGAAGCAGCTGACGATCTACTACTACGGCCCGAACGATCAGCCGCAGAAGCCGAAGGACGCGCAGCGTCCAACCCAGGGCGCGACCTCGGGCCCGAGCGGCACGCCGAGCGCGCCGCAGGGCCGCGACATCCGTCGTCTCGAGGCCGACGGCAACGTGGTCGTCACCTCCAAGGAGCAGAAGGCCACGGGCCAGCACGGCGTGTTCGACATGCCGAGCAACACCGTGGTCCTGACGGGCGGCGTCGTGGTCTCCCAGGGCGACAACGTGATCCGCGGCGACCGGCTGCACGTCGACCTGACGACCCAGCGGTCGCGCGTCGAGAGCGCCGCGGGCGGCGGCCGCGTGCAGGGCGTGTTCAAGCCCGCGCAGCGCCAGCAGCCCTAA
- a CDS encoding hypothetical protein (Produces ATP from ADP in the presence of a proton gradient across the membrane. Subunit B is part of the membrane proton channel.): MGSAEFWVLVAFVIFIGIVVYLGVPGKVTAALDRRAAKIKAELDEARALREEASRLLAEFARKRDQADREAEEIVAAARADAERLAADAKAKVEEFVARRTKQAEQKIAMAEAQAVTEVRSAAADAAVSAAAEVLTSQARGPLGDKLFDNGLSELRAKLN; the protein is encoded by the coding sequence ATGGGAAGCGCTGAATTCTGGGTTCTCGTCGCCTTCGTCATCTTCATCGGGATCGTCGTCTATCTCGGCGTGCCTGGGAAGGTGACCGCGGCGCTCGACCGCCGCGCGGCCAAGATCAAGGCCGAACTCGACGAAGCCCGCGCCCTGCGCGAGGAGGCGAGCCGCCTGCTGGCGGAATTCGCCCGCAAGCGCGACCAGGCCGACCGTGAAGCGGAGGAGATCGTCGCCGCCGCCCGCGCCGACGCCGAACGTCTTGCGGCCGACGCGAAGGCCAAGGTCGAGGAGTTCGTCGCCCGCCGCACGAAGCAGGCCGAGCAGAAGATCGCCATGGCCGAGGCCCAGGCCGTCACCGAGGTGCGCTCCGCCGCCGCCGACGCGGCCGTCTCCGCCGCCGCGGAGGTGCTAACCTCCCAGGCCCGCGGGCCGCTGGGCGACAAGCTGTTCGACAACGGCCTCTCGGAGCTTCGCGCCAAGCTCAACTGA
- a CDS encoding F0F1 ATP synthase assembly protein I, with amino-acid sequence MTQGSDHRPDRNDAPGDGDLAGRLERLDREIEKRGSSKSTGADGRSGGDVSSGLAQAFRLSSEFVAGVVAGGIVGFLVDKLFGSSPWGLIVFLLLGFVAGVLNVLRSAGLVKGPGQ; translated from the coding sequence ATGACGCAAGGCTCCGACCATCGTCCGGATCGGAACGACGCTCCCGGCGACGGCGATCTGGCCGGGCGTCTCGAGCGGCTCGATCGTGAGATCGAAAAGCGGGGCTCCTCCAAATCCACCGGCGCTGACGGCCGCTCCGGCGGCGACGTCTCCTCGGGCCTCGCTCAGGCGTTCCGGCTCAGCTCGGAGTTCGTCGCGGGCGTGGTGGCGGGCGGCATCGTCGGCTTCCTGGTCGACAAGCTGTTCGGATCGAGCCCTTGGGGCCTGATCGTCTTTCTGCTGCTCGGCTTCGTCGCCGGGGTGTTGAACGTGTTGCGCTCGGCGGGCCTCGTCAAAGGTCCGGGCCAATAG
- a CDS encoding F0F1 ATP synthase subunit B — protein sequence MTETAGPAGTIILAQAEHATPAETHAGTEAQGGGHGGGGAFPPFDSSTFAGQILWLAIFFGLLYLLMSKVAIPRVANIVEGRAERIAGDLAEARRLRAESKAAGEAYEKALADARSKAQAIASETRERVSKEADDNRKRTEAELNAKLEAAEAQIGATKAQALSNVRVIAVDAASAIVERLAGASAPAADIERAVDASLAR from the coding sequence ATGACCGAGACCGCTGGTCCGGCCGGCACAATCATCCTGGCGCAGGCGGAGCACGCGACGCCCGCCGAGACGCATGCCGGCACGGAAGCGCAGGGCGGCGGCCATGGCGGCGGCGGCGCGTTTCCGCCGTTCGATTCGTCCACCTTCGCCGGTCAGATCCTCTGGCTCGCGATCTTCTTCGGCCTGCTCTACCTGCTGATGAGCAAGGTCGCGATCCCGCGCGTCGCCAACATCGTCGAAGGCCGCGCCGAACGCATCGCAGGCGATCTCGCCGAGGCGCGGCGTCTGCGGGCTGAAAGCAAGGCGGCCGGCGAGGCCTACGAAAAGGCGCTCGCCGACGCGCGCTCCAAGGCTCAGGCGATCGCGTCCGAGACCCGCGAGCGGGTCTCCAAGGAGGCCGACGACAACCGCAAGCGCACCGAGGCCGAGCTCAACGCCAAGCTCGAGGCTGCGGAAGCGCAGATCGGCGCGACCAAGGCGCAGGCCCTGTCCAACGTCCGCGTGATCGCGGTCGACGCGGCCTCGGCCATCGTCGAGCGGCTGGCGGGCGCTTCGGCGCCGGCGGCGGACATCGAGCGGGCGGTCGACGCCTCGCTCGCACGCTGA
- a CDS encoding DUF1150 domain-containing protein, protein MIRENASVRQGPLSSAEFAAVGDGHIAYVKPILSEELNALFPEAPELEPGLKLFALLGANGQPIVVADSREALFESAREHELVTVSLH, encoded by the coding sequence ATGATCCGGGAAAACGCTTCGGTCCGTCAGGGTCCCCTGAGTTCGGCCGAATTTGCGGCCGTTGGCGACGGCCACATCGCCTACGTCAAACCGATCCTCTCCGAGGAGCTGAACGCTTTGTTTCCGGAGGCTCCCGAGCTTGAGCCGGGCCTGAAGCTGTTCGCGCTGCTCGGCGCCAACGGACAGCCGATCGTGGTCGCGGACAGCCGCGAAGCCCTGTTCGAGAGCGCGCGCGAGCATGAGCTCGTCACCGTCAGCCTGCACTGA
- a CDS encoding ribonuclease H-like domain-containing protein — translation MTIRLHRGDLPNDYVPGFAVAIDTETLGLNPHRDRLCLVQLSTGDGSADLVQIAPGQTRAPNIEALLRDRAVTKLFHFARFDVAALYKAFGVMTEPVYCTKIASKLVRTYTDRHGLKDLVREMLGVEISKQQQSSDWGADELSDAQLSYAASDVLHLHALRAKLDGVLARENRTAFADACFAFVPVRAALDLAGWAENDIFSHA, via the coding sequence ATGACGATCCGACTTCATCGGGGCGATCTTCCCAACGATTACGTTCCCGGTTTTGCGGTCGCGATCGACACCGAAACCCTCGGCCTCAATCCCCATCGCGACCGGCTCTGCCTGGTCCAGCTTTCGACCGGCGACGGCTCGGCCGATCTCGTCCAGATCGCGCCCGGCCAGACCCGCGCCCCGAACATCGAGGCGCTGCTGCGCGACCGCGCGGTGACCAAGCTGTTCCATTTCGCCCGGTTCGACGTCGCCGCCCTCTACAAGGCCTTCGGCGTCATGACCGAGCCGGTCTACTGCACCAAGATCGCGTCGAAGCTGGTCCGCACCTACACCGACCGCCACGGCCTGAAGGATCTCGTCCGCGAGATGCTCGGCGTCGAAATCTCCAAGCAGCAGCAGTCGTCGGACTGGGGCGCGGACGAACTGTCGGACGCGCAGCTTTCCTACGCCGCGAGCGACGTGCTGCATCTGCACGCCCTGCGCGCGAAGCTGGACGGCGTGCTCGCGCGCGAGAACCGCACGGCCTTCGCCGACGCCTGCTTCGCCTTCGTTCCCGTGCGCGCGGCGCTTGATCTCGCGGGCTGGGCCGAGAACGACATCTTCTCGCACGCCTGA
- a CDS encoding F0F1 ATP synthase subunit C has protein sequence MEAEAAKFIGAGLATLGMGGAAVGVANIFSSYLAGALRNPSAADGQFARLIFGFAVTEALGIFSLLVALLLLFAV, from the coding sequence ATGGAAGCTGAAGCCGCGAAGTTCATCGGCGCCGGTCTCGCCACCCTCGGCATGGGCGGCGCAGCCGTCGGCGTCGCGAACATCTTCTCGAGCTACCTCGCCGGCGCGCTGCGCAACCCCTCGGCCGCCGACGGCCAGTTCGCTCGCCTCATCTTCGGCTTCGCGGTGACGGAAGCGCTCGGCATCTTCTCGCTGCTCGTCGCGCTGCTGCTGCTGTTCGCCGTCTGA
- the rpoN gene encoding RNA polymerase factor sigma-54, with amino-acid sequence MALTPKLLLRQSQSLVMTPQLMQAIKLLQLSSLDLATYVENELEQNPLLERQEERVEDVPDEAQAQERRLDEAFEGAKSSDDWSEDGGAGSRSEIEQRLDTDFGNVFPDDAPQEVARTPAETPPDVGDWSSIGPGSAGSGEGADLEAYVADRPTLADHLERQLALAVSSTVERAIGLHLIDLVDEAGYIREPIESIAERLGASLAAVEGVLRVIQTFEPSGVGARTLAECLAIQLRERDRYDPAMQALVENLELVARRDFTALRRLCGVDEEDLADMLAELKRLEPKPGRGFGGEVVLSVSPDVLVRLGQDGAWLVELVADSLPRVLVNQAYYAKVVRVAKDEGEKTFLTECLQTANWLTRSLEQRARTILKVATEIVRQQDGFLVHGVAHLRPLNLRTIADAIGMHESTVSRVTANKYMATPRGVFELKYFFTASIASADGGDAHSAEAVRHRIRTMIDAESPDDVLSDDTIVKRLHDGGVEIARRTVAKYRESLRIPSSVQRRREKTSARNVPAQ; translated from the coding sequence ATGGCCCTGACCCCTAAGCTGCTTCTGCGCCAATCACAGTCGCTGGTGATGACGCCGCAGCTTATGCAGGCCATCAAGCTGCTGCAGTTGTCGAGCCTCGACCTCGCGACCTACGTGGAGAACGAGCTCGAGCAGAATCCGCTCCTGGAGCGGCAGGAGGAGCGGGTCGAAGACGTGCCCGACGAGGCCCAGGCGCAGGAGCGCCGCCTCGATGAGGCCTTCGAGGGCGCGAAGAGCTCCGATGACTGGAGCGAGGACGGCGGCGCCGGCTCGCGGTCCGAAATCGAGCAGCGGCTCGACACCGACTTCGGCAACGTCTTTCCCGACGACGCGCCCCAGGAGGTCGCCCGGACGCCGGCGGAGACCCCGCCCGACGTCGGCGACTGGTCGTCGATCGGCCCTGGCTCCGCCGGTTCGGGGGAGGGCGCCGACCTCGAAGCCTACGTGGCCGATCGTCCGACGCTGGCAGATCACCTGGAGCGCCAGCTTGCGCTCGCGGTGTCGTCGACCGTCGAGCGCGCCATCGGCCTGCACCTGATCGATCTCGTCGACGAAGCCGGCTACATCCGCGAGCCGATCGAGTCGATCGCCGAGCGGCTCGGCGCCTCGCTGGCGGCGGTCGAGGGCGTCCTGCGCGTCATCCAGACCTTCGAGCCGAGCGGCGTCGGCGCGCGCACGCTCGCGGAATGCCTCGCGATCCAGTTGCGGGAGCGCGACCGCTACGATCCCGCCATGCAGGCTCTGGTGGAGAACCTCGAGCTCGTCGCGCGCCGTGATTTCACGGCTCTGCGCCGCCTGTGCGGCGTCGACGAGGAGGACCTCGCCGACATGCTGGCCGAGCTGAAGCGGCTCGAGCCGAAGCCGGGGCGCGGGTTCGGCGGCGAGGTGGTGCTGTCGGTCAGCCCCGACGTGCTGGTGCGGCTCGGCCAGGACGGCGCCTGGCTGGTCGAGCTGGTCGCCGACAGCCTGCCGCGCGTGCTCGTGAACCAAGCCTATTACGCCAAGGTGGTCCGGGTCGCGAAGGACGAGGGCGAGAAGACCTTCCTGACCGAATGCCTGCAGACCGCGAACTGGCTGACGCGCAGCCTGGAGCAGCGGGCGCGGACCATTCTCAAGGTCGCGACCGAGATCGTGCGCCAGCAGGACGGCTTTCTCGTCCACGGCGTCGCGCATCTCAGGCCGCTCAACCTGCGCACGATCGCGGACGCCATCGGCATGCACGAATCGACCGTGTCGCGGGTGACCGCCAACAAGTACATGGCGACGCCGCGCGGGGTGTTCGAGCTGAAGTACTTCTTCACCGCCTCGATCGCGAGCGCGGACGGCGGAGACGCCCATTCGGCGGAAGCCGTGCGGCATCGCATCCGCACGATGATCGACGCGGAGAGCCCCGACGACGTTCTGTCCGACGACACGATCGTGAAGCGGCTGCACGACGGCGGCGTCGAAATCGCCCGGCGCACCGTCGCCAAGTACCGCGAGAGCCTGCGCATTCCGTCGTCGGTGCAGCGCAGGCGCGAGAAGACGTCGGCCCGCAACGTGCCGGCCCAATAG
- the ptsN gene encoding PTS IIA-like nitrogen regulatory protein PtsN, which translates to MPLADLVAQNAILPALKVNSKKQAIQELAARAAELTGLPERDVFETLLQRERLGSTGVGAGIAIPHGKLPKFDRLFGLFARLDRPIDFDALDGEPVDLAFLLLAPETAGADHLKALARVARVLRDPATAQKLRASRDATALHAVLTQPLASNAA; encoded by the coding sequence ATGCCCCTAGCCGACCTCGTCGCGCAGAACGCGATATTACCGGCGCTCAAAGTGAATTCGAAAAAGCAGGCCATCCAGGAGCTTGCGGCGCGCGCCGCGGAGCTCACGGGCTTGCCCGAGCGCGACGTATTCGAGACGCTGCTGCAGCGGGAGCGGCTTGGCTCCACGGGCGTGGGGGCGGGCATCGCGATCCCGCACGGCAAGCTGCCGAAGTTTGACCGCTTGTTCGGCCTGTTCGCGCGGCTGGATCGTCCGATAGACTTCGACGCGCTCGACGGCGAGCCGGTCGATTTGGCCTTCCTGTTGCTCGCGCCGGAAACGGCGGGCGCGGACCATTTGAAGGCGCTCGCGCGGGTCGCCCGCGTCCTACGTGATCCGGCCACCGCCCAGAAGCTACGCGCCTCCCGCGACGCGACGGCGCTGCACGCCGTGCTGACCCAGCCTCTCGCCTCAAACGCGGCGTAG
- a CDS encoding PepSY domain-containing protein has product MSTVSRIALGAFALGAIALAPVSGARADETEMAKNAKVSLVQAIDAAEAKGGGKATEVEFEDDNGGRWEVKVLSAAGDKLTEYYVDPNSGQVTGEANQPIEVYFTMLKPEDFNKASTQLKAAVAAAEQLGGGKAVSAEVERESGAVAYEIDVAGADGKKDVKVDANGKATLD; this is encoded by the coding sequence ATGTCCACCGTGTCCCGCATCGCTCTCGGCGCGTTCGCTCTCGGCGCCATCGCTCTCGCTCCTGTCTCCGGCGCCCGCGCCGACGAGACCGAGATGGCGAAGAACGCAAAGGTGTCGCTGGTCCAGGCGATCGACGCGGCCGAGGCCAAGGGCGGCGGCAAGGCCACCGAGGTCGAGTTCGAGGACGACAACGGCGGCCGTTGGGAGGTGAAGGTCCTGAGCGCGGCGGGCGACAAGCTCACCGAGTATTATGTCGACCCGAACTCCGGCCAGGTGACCGGAGAGGCCAACCAGCCGATCGAGGTCTATTTCACGATGCTGAAGCCCGAGGACTTCAACAAGGCCTCGACCCAGCTCAAGGCCGCGGTGGCCGCGGCGGAGCAGCTCGGCGGCGGCAAGGCGGTCAGCGCGGAAGTCGAGCGCGAGAGCGGCGCGGTCGCCTACGAGATCGACGTCGCCGGGGCCGACGGCAAGAAGGACGTGAAGGTCGACGCCAACGGCAAGGCGACCCTCGACTGA
- a CDS encoding Hsp20 family protein — protein sequence MSRMTSFQSPFLLGFDGLERALDRVAKSADGYPPYNIERVGPSIDGPERLRITLAVAGFQPEQLEVTIEKNELVIRGRPPAEREDRVYLHRGIAARQFVRAFLLAEGMEVLGADLATGLLVVDLVRPEPKREVQRIAIVSRDESSRLAEKE from the coding sequence ATGTCGCGTATGACGAGTTTTCAGAGCCCGTTTCTGCTCGGGTTCGACGGCCTTGAGCGCGCGCTGGATCGCGTCGCGAAGAGCGCCGACGGCTACCCGCCGTACAACATCGAACGTGTGGGCCCGTCGATCGACGGGCCGGAACGGCTCCGCATCACGCTCGCCGTCGCAGGTTTCCAGCCCGAACAGCTGGAGGTCACGATCGAGAAGAACGAACTGGTGATCCGTGGCCGGCCGCCGGCCGAGCGCGAAGACCGCGTCTACCTGCACAGGGGGATCGCGGCCCGCCAGTTCGTCCGAGCCTTTCTGCTCGCCGAAGGCATGGAAGTTCTCGGCGCCGATCTTGCGACGGGACTTTTGGTCGTCGATCTCGTTCGTCCAGAGCCGAAGCGCGAAGTTCAACGTATCGCCATCGTGTCGCGCGACGAAAGCAGCCGCTTAGCGGAGAAGGAGTGA
- the ccmB gene encoding heme exporter protein CcmB, translating into MSLQDAALPSPLSAVLSRDLALARGGGAGLGVVFFLLVVTVTPFAVGPDLPLLGRIGPAILWLGALLATLLGLDRLLQADHEDGGLDLMHLAPAPLELVVAAKILAHWLTTGVPLVVAAPLFAVMLDVGPQTSLKVAASLLLGTPALACLGAVGAALTVGLRRGGLLVPVLILPLAIPVLIFGVAASDPARDGFGPLGVLAGLALGYAVLGPVAAAAALRLLRD; encoded by the coding sequence ATGAGCCTTCAGGACGCCGCCTTGCCCTCTCCCCTCTCGGCCGTACTCAGCCGCGATCTCGCGCTCGCCCGTGGCGGCGGGGCCGGGCTCGGCGTCGTCTTCTTTCTTCTTGTGGTGACCGTCACGCCGTTCGCGGTGGGACCGGACCTGCCGCTGCTCGGCCGCATCGGCCCGGCGATCCTGTGGCTCGGCGCGCTTCTCGCCACCCTGCTCGGGCTCGACCGGCTGCTGCAGGCGGACCACGAGGACGGCGGGCTCGACCTGATGCATCTCGCGCCCGCGCCTCTCGAGCTCGTCGTCGCGGCCAAGATCCTCGCGCATTGGCTCACAACGGGCGTGCCGCTCGTCGTCGCCGCGCCGCTGTTCGCGGTGATGCTCGACGTCGGGCCGCAGACCTCGCTCAAGGTCGCGGCGTCCCTCCTGCTGGGGACGCCGGCGCTCGCCTGCCTCGGCGCGGTCGGCGCGGCGCTCACCGTCGGCCTGCGCCGCGGCGGACTTCTGGTCCCGGTGCTGATCCTGCCGCTCGCGATCCCGGTGCTGATCTTCGGCGTCGCCGCGAGCGACCCGGCCCGCGACGGCTTCGGCCCGCTCGGCGTGCTGGCGGGCCTCGCGCTCGGCTACGCGGTGCTCGGCCCCGTCGCGGCCGCCGCCGCCCTCCGGCTGCTGCGGGATTGA
- a CDS encoding F0F1 ATP synthase subunit A gives MAGALDPIHQFQIVPLIGEGAFAFTNSAAYMALTVVLITGFLMIGTSARTLVPGRLQSLAEMSYEFVAGTVRQTSGDGGMKFFPLVFSLFMFVLFANLIGLIPYTFTVTSHIIVTFALSMIVMLTVVIYGFAKHGTHFLHLFVPSGVPGYILPLVAAIEVISFLSRPISLSVRLFANMLAGHITLKVFAGFVTMLSASLGGVGLALGVLPLILAIGITALEFLVAFLQAYVFTLLACMYLNDALHPGH, from the coding sequence ATGGCCGGCGCACTTGATCCGATCCACCAGTTCCAGATCGTTCCGCTCATCGGCGAGGGCGCGTTCGCCTTCACCAACTCCGCCGCCTACATGGCGCTGACGGTCGTCCTCATCACGGGCTTCCTGATGATCGGCACCTCGGCCCGCACCCTGGTGCCGGGCCGGCTGCAGTCGCTGGCGGAGATGTCCTACGAGTTCGTGGCCGGCACGGTCCGACAAACGTCCGGCGACGGCGGGATGAAGTTCTTCCCGCTGGTGTTCTCGCTCTTCATGTTCGTGCTGTTCGCGAACCTGATCGGCCTGATCCCCTACACCTTCACCGTCACCAGCCACATCATCGTCACCTTCGCGCTCTCGATGATCGTGATGCTGACGGTCGTGATCTACGGCTTCGCCAAGCACGGAACGCACTTCCTGCACCTGTTCGTGCCATCCGGCGTGCCGGGCTACATCCTTCCGCTCGTGGCGGCGATCGAGGTCATCTCGTTCCTCTCGCGCCCCATCAGCCTCAGCGTCCGTCTGTTCGCGAACATGCTCGCGGGCCACATCACGCTGAAGGTTTTCGCCGGCTTCGTGACGATGCTCTCCGCGAGCCTCGGCGGCGTCGGCCTCGCGCTCGGCGTGCTGCCGCTCATCCTGGCGATCGGCATCACCGCGCTCGAGTTCCTCGTCGCTTTCCTGCAGGCCTACGTCTTCACGCTGCTGGCCTGCATGTACCTCAACGACGCGCTGCACCCCGGCCACTGA